One segment of Paenibacillus sp. FSL R7-0337 DNA contains the following:
- a CDS encoding ABC transporter ATP-binding protein, whose product MIKLMKQLKPFRLAIAGVLILVFLQSMGDLYLPTLMSNIIDKGIVDGDQPYIWRIGGFMLLVAAGGVLCSIIASYLSARVAAGFGKNTRSRVFNHVENFTLHEFDKLGTASLITRTTNDITQVQTVLTMMLRMMVGAPMMMIGGIIMAVSEDAKLSLIFVVVIPLLVGAIFFIGMKGLPLFKAIQIKLDKLNLVLREHLTGIRVIRSFNRIEHENRRFSEANRDLTDTAIKVNKVMAGLMPLMMIVMNFSMIAILYFGGIRIGDGDLKVGSLMAFIQYAMQIMFSLIMVSMMFVLIPRASASALRINEVLDMQPEIKDPTSAELKTTATATHEDGRDGLRGYVEFDNVSFAYPGAEQAALSGITFRARPGEITAIIGGTGSGKSTLLNMIPRFYDAIEGTISVDGVDVRQMTQEDLRSKIGYIPQKAVLFTGTINENIRYGKEDATEEEILHAAKVAQAYDFVSAMKEGFDSSISQGGGNVSGGQKQRLSIARALVRKPEVYLFDDSFSALDFKTDAKLRAALKEETTESTVLIVAQRVSTVMDADRIIVLDEGQIVGMGTHRELLDNNEVYREIVSSQLSEEEIA is encoded by the coding sequence ATGATTAAATTAATGAAACAACTGAAGCCCTTCCGCTTGGCCATCGCAGGGGTATTGATTCTGGTATTCCTGCAGTCTATGGGTGATCTGTATCTTCCCACCTTGATGAGTAACATTATCGACAAAGGGATTGTGGACGGAGACCAGCCTTATATCTGGAGAATCGGCGGCTTCATGCTGCTGGTGGCGGCAGGAGGTGTGCTATGCTCTATTATTGCCAGTTATCTGTCAGCCAGGGTGGCGGCAGGCTTCGGGAAGAATACCCGTTCCCGGGTGTTCAATCATGTAGAGAACTTTACGCTCCATGAATTCGATAAGCTGGGCACGGCCTCATTGATTACACGTACCACTAATGATATTACACAGGTTCAGACCGTCCTGACTATGATGCTCCGCATGATGGTCGGTGCCCCGATGATGATGATCGGCGGGATTATTATGGCGGTGTCTGAGGACGCCAAGCTCTCGCTGATTTTTGTAGTGGTGATTCCGCTGCTGGTCGGAGCGATATTTTTCATCGGAATGAAGGGCCTTCCGCTGTTCAAGGCGATCCAGATCAAGCTGGACAAATTAAATCTGGTGCTGCGCGAGCATCTGACCGGTATCCGCGTCATCCGCTCCTTCAACCGGATTGAGCATGAGAACAGACGGTTCAGTGAGGCGAACCGCGACCTTACCGACACGGCGATTAAAGTTAACAAGGTAATGGCGGGGCTGATGCCGTTGATGATGATCGTCATGAACTTCTCGATGATTGCCATTCTGTACTTCGGCGGAATCCGTATCGGAGACGGGGATCTGAAGGTTGGCTCTCTGATGGCATTCATTCAGTATGCAATGCAAATTATGTTCTCGCTGATCATGGTTTCGATGATGTTCGTGCTGATTCCAAGAGCTTCTGCCTCAGCACTGCGCATTAATGAAGTACTGGATATGCAGCCTGAGATTAAGGACCCTACCTCTGCAGAACTGAAGACTACGGCTACAGCTACACATGAGGACGGCCGTGACGGATTGCGCGGGTATGTGGAGTTCGACAATGTATCCTTCGCTTATCCGGGTGCGGAGCAGGCGGCCTTGTCGGGAATTACCTTCAGAGCGCGCCCCGGTGAGATTACCGCCATCATCGGCGGAACCGGGTCAGGCAAGTCCACGCTGCTGAATATGATTCCGAGATTCTATGATGCTATTGAGGGTACGATAAGTGTGGATGGTGTGGATGTGCGCCAGATGACGCAGGAGGATCTGCGGAGCAAGATTGGTTATATTCCGCAAAAAGCCGTGCTGTTCACCGGTACCATTAACGAGAATATCCGTTACGGTAAAGAGGATGCTACCGAGGAAGAGATTCTTCATGCCGCCAAGGTGGCGCAGGCCTATGACTTCGTCTCCGCGATGAAGGAAGGCTTCGATTCAAGCATCTCCCAAGGGGGCGGTAACGTCTCCGGCGGACAGAAGCAGCGCCTGTCGATTGCCCGTGCTCTCGTCCGCAAGCCGGAGGTATACCTGTTCGATGACAGCTTCTCCGCGCTGGACTTCAAGACCGATGCCAAGCTGCGTGCCGCTCTTAAGGAGGAGACCACAGAATCTACCGTCCTTATTGTCGCACAGCGGGTAAGCACGGTAATGGATGCAGACCGGATTATCGTACTGGATGAAGGTCAAATCGTCGGAATGGGTACGCACCGCGAGCTGCTGGATAACAATGAGGTGTACCGCGAGATTGTATCCTCGCAGCTGTCAGAGGAGGAAATAGCATGA
- a CDS encoding MarR family transcriptional regulator — protein MTLLICIARASHTSDLGLKVSEISRFLGLTPPTVTQLINSLEAKQMVERQADPSDRRVVRIKLTEQGKIITRRARDHMDATLHRMVEYLGEEESDQLAELLLKVYAFMEDNPPPNLDRLQMNGDEKHD, from the coding sequence ATGACTTTACTGATATGTATTGCACGGGCGTCGCATACTTCAGATCTGGGACTTAAGGTGTCGGAGATCAGCCGTTTCTTAGGACTGACTCCGCCAACGGTAACTCAGCTGATTAACAGTCTTGAAGCCAAGCAGATGGTAGAACGGCAGGCTGATCCGTCTGACCGGAGGGTAGTGCGCATCAAGTTGACCGAACAGGGGAAAATTATTACCCGCAGAGCCAGGGACCATATGGACGCCACACTTCACAGGATGGTGGAGTATTTAGGTGAGGAAGAATCTGATCAACTGGCGGAACTGCTGCTGAAAGTCTATGCCTTTATGGAGGATAATCCTCCGCCTAATCTAGACCGGTTACAAATGAACGGAGATGAGAAGCATGATTAA